The DNA segment ACGGCGAGGACGGTGAGGAAGAAACGTTTCATGGGATCTGGCTGTGAGCTGCGAGCTATGAGCTACGAGCTATGACCAAAATGGTTCACGAGGTGTGAAGAAGAAAGCTCGGGCACGCTTCTTCATCGAGTACGGCCGGACTGCTCGCAGCTCGTAGCTCGAAGCCATCAGCAACCGGTCGGCCCGACCTCTCAGCGCCCCCCCGTCGGATCATCCCCATACTCCACCGATGTCGCCTCCCCCTCGGTCCAGGCGGCGTCCCACGCGGGCCGATCCCGGTCCGGCGCAAAACACTCCATCGCCGCGTCGATCCGCGCCACCGCCTGCTCGAGGCGCTCGAGGGGCAGGCGTCCGTCCTCGACCGCCACCTCGATCGCCTCGAGATAGCCGCGCTGGCGGGCGGCCTGGTGGCAGATCAGCACCTGATCGACGCCGGCCTGCAGGGCCATCAGCCCGGCCTCGGGCACCGGCCAGCGCTCGGCCACCGCGCCCATCTCCAGGTCGTCCGAGAGGCACAGCCCGTCGAAGCCCAGCTCGTCGCGCAGGATCGAGAGCACCTTCGCGCTCATCGTCGCCGGCAGCTCGGGGTCGATCGCCTTCACGATCAGGTGCGCCGTCATCACCGTCGTCACCCCGGCGGCGATCGCCTCGGCGAAGGGCTTCAGCTCCAGCGCCCGCAGCCGCCCGAGGTCGTGCTCGACCACCGGCAGGCCGACGTGGGAGTCGATCTCGGTGTCGCCGTGGCCGGGGAAGTGCTTGGCGCAGGCCGCGACGCCGCCCTCCTGCAGGGCCTCGAGCAGGGGCAGGGCGTGGGCGAGCACCTCCTCGACCGTGCGGCCGAAGGCCCGGTCGCCGATGACCGGGTTCGCCGGGTTCGAGAGGACGTCCATCACCGGCGTGTAGTCGAGGTCGAAGCCCAGGGCCGAGAGCTCCCGGGCCAGCACGCGCCCGGCCGCCGCGGCCTCCTCGGGGCTGTCGAGGGAGAGCATGGGCGGCAGGTCCGAGCAGAGGCCCTTGAGGCGGGCGACCCGGCCGCCCTCCTGATCGACGCTCACCCAGATGGGGCCGGGCGCCGCCGCGCGGCAGGCGTCGATCAGCGCCATCACCTGCGGGGCCGACTCGAGGTTGCGCTTGAAGAGGATCACGCCGCCGACGCCCCGCGCCAGGAGCGCCCGCGCGTCCTCCGGGAGGGTCAGCCCCTCGAAGCCGATGACCAGGGTGCGCGCGGCGAGCCGGGAGAGGGAGAGGTCGCTCATGGCGACCTCGTATCAAAGGCGATCTATCCCTGCACGATCGGCAGGGAGCCCTCGGGCCGGTAGCCCCAGTCGCCGGGGATGCCGCCGACCAGGTCGTAGTCGCCGGCCTGGCTGATCTCGACCTGCACCAGGTCGCCGGGGGCCGCCTCGCCGCGGTTGATGTAGGTCAGCCCGTCGATCTCCGGGGCCTGGCCGCGGTGGCGGCCCTGCAGGAGCAGGTCCGACTCGTCGCTGACGCCCTCGACCAGCACCTCCAGGGTCTGGCCGACCAGGGACTCCTGCTGCTCGCGGCTGATCCGCTGCTGGAGGATCATCGCCTCGGCCCGCCGCTCCTCGGCGAGGGCTTCCGGGACCTTGTCCGGGAGCTCGAAGGCCGGCGTGTCCTCCTCGTCGGAGTAGGCGAAGATGCCCACCCGCTCGAAGCGCTGCTCCTCGAGGAAGCGCAGCAGGGCCTGGTGGTCCTCGGCCGTCTCGCCCGGGTGGCCGGTGATGAAGGTGGAGCGGAAGGCGGCGTGGGGGTGACCGTCGGCGATGCGCGCGCGGAAGGTCGCGAGCTGCTTCGTGACGAGCTCCAGGTTGGTCGGCCGCCGCATCCGGGCGAGCAGGGTGGGGCTCGCGTGCTGCAGGGGCATGTCGAGGTAGGGGAGGATCTTGTCGCTCGCCTCCCAGACCTCCCAGAAGCGCTCGGGCAGCGGGCGCGGGAAGGCGTAGAGCATCCGGATCCAGCGCAGGTCCGCATTCGTGATCGGTTAAGAGCCATGGTCACCTCGCCGG comes from the Deltaproteobacteria bacterium genome and includes:
- the nagZ gene encoding beta-N-acetylhexosaminidase; the protein is MSDLSLSRLAARTLVIGFEGLTLPEDARALLARGVGGVILFKRNLESAPQVMALIDACRAAAPGPIWVSVDQEGGRVARLKGLCSDLPPMLSLDSPEEAAAAGRVLARELSALGFDLDYTPVMDVLSNPANPVIGDRAFGRTVEEVLAHALPLLEALQEGGVAACAKHFPGHGDTEIDSHVGLPVVEHDLGRLRALELKPFAEAIAAGVTTVMTAHLIVKAIDPELPATMSAKVLSILRDELGFDGLCLSDDLEMGAVAERWPVPEAGLMALQAGVDQVLICHQAARQRGYLEAIEVAVEDGRLPLERLEQAVARIDAAMECFAPDRDRPAWDAAWTEGEATSVEYGDDPTGGR
- a CDS encoding TRAM domain-containing protein, with the protein product MLYAFPRPLPERFWEVWEASDKILPYLDMPLQHASPTLLARMRRPTNLELVTKQLATFRARIADGHPHAAFRSTFITGHPGETAEDHQALLRFLEEQRFERVGIFAYSDEEDTPAFELPDKVPEALAEERRAEAMILQQRISREQQESLVGQTLEVLVEGVSDESDLLLQGRHRGQAPEIDGLTYINRGEAAPGDLVQVEISQAGDYDLVGGIPGDWGYRPEGSLPIVQG